CGCACTATTCGCATTGCGGGCGGCGTCACCAACTCCCCGGTCTGGCTACAGGTCTTTGCCGACATTTTCCAGTCCACTCTGGAGATTGTTGACGTTAAAGAACACGGCACGCTGGGCACCGCGATGACCGCAGCAGTGATGGTTGGCTGGTTTGATGATGTCTTTGCCGCCTCAAACGAGATGGTTCACGTTTCACGAACCGTCGCCCCTAATCCGGACAACAACAAGGTCTATCAGGATAAGTATCAGCTCTACAAAAACCTGTTATCGGAAATGCAGTCTCCGTGGAAAAGCTGCAGTAACTACATCACGCATTGAGTGAGGAAAGTATGGATCTGAATTTACACCATCGCACAGCTATCGTTACCGGCGGCGCAACGGGACTCGGCAAAGAGTTTGTCCTCTCGCTGGCCAAAGAGGGAGTCAACATCTGCTTCACGTATATGCGTGATGAAGAGTGCCCGGAGCAGTTGGTCGAAACGGTGAAAAGCATCACCAACGTCGAGATTATTGCGGTTAAAACCGATCTTTCCGATGAGCAAAGCCGGGAGAATCTGTTTGCCACCTGCATCGAGAAATTGGGTAATGCCGATATTCTGGTTAACAACGCCGGGATCTGGCTGAGTGGCTACGTCACCGAAATCACGCCGCAGGACTGGGACAAGGTGATGAATGTCAACCTGAAGGCGGTCTTCCACTTAAGCCAGCTGTTTGTGAATCACTGTCTGAGTAAAGATCAGGCGGGTAGCATTCTGAACATTACTTCCCAGGCGGCCTTCCACGGCTCAACCACAGGCCATGCCCACTACGCGGCCAGTAAAGCGGGCCTGGTGGCCTTTTCTATCTCGCTGGCGCGTGAAGTGGCAAAACAAAAAATCAATGTCAACAACATCGCCGTCGGCATCATGGATACCGCGATGATCCGTAAAAACATTGAACAAAACCCTGACTATTACGTCAGCCG
This Klebsiella sp. RHBSTW-00484 DNA region includes the following protein-coding sequences:
- a CDS encoding SDR family NAD(P)-dependent oxidoreductase; the protein is MDLNLHHRTAIVTGGATGLGKEFVLSLAKEGVNICFTYMRDEECPEQLVETVKSITNVEIIAVKTDLSDEQSRENLFATCIEKLGNADILVNNAGIWLSGYVTEITPQDWDKVMNVNLKAVFHLSQLFVNHCLSKDQAGSILNITSQAAFHGSTTGHAHYAASKAGLVAFSISLAREVAKQKINVNNIAVGIMDTAMIRKNIEQNPDYYVSRIPVGRVAQPQEIADIGVFMVSPKTSYMTGATLDVTGGMLMR